From the Phyllopteryx taeniolatus isolate TA_2022b chromosome 16, UOR_Ptae_1.2, whole genome shotgun sequence genome, one window contains:
- the tob1a gene encoding protein Tob1a: protein MQLEIQVALNFIISYLYNKLPRRRVNIFGEELERQLKQKYEGHWYPDKPYKGSGFRCIHVGEKVDPVVEKAAKESGLDINDVRNNLPQDLSVWIDPYEVSYQIGEKGPVKVLYVDDSNESAASSGGLDLDKEIKNSFNPDAQVFMPINEPIGGGASPGSSSPSPPFGHSAAVSPTFMPRSTQPLTFTTATFAATKFGSTKMKSSGRSSNNNNNNGTNATNKAARTSPTNLGLNVNTLLKQKAISTSMHSLYGLGLGTQPQPQAKPSALSPNAKEFVFPSLQGLGTQSTLFPGDSSLGLGPLQYSNAFDVFAAYGGLNDKSLMDGLNFSLSNMQYSNQQFQPVMAN, encoded by the coding sequence ATGCAGCTTGAAATCCAAGTAGCTCTCAACTTCATCATCTCCTACCTGTACAACAAGCTGCCCAGACGGCGGGTCAACATCTTCGGCGAGGAGCTGGAGCGGCAATTGAAGCAGAAATACGAGGGACACTGGTACCCGGACAAGCCATACAAGGGCTCGGGCTTCAGGTGCATCCACGTGGGGGAGAAGGTGGACCCTGTGGTGGAGAAGGCAGCCAAAGAGAGTGGACTGGACATCAATGATGTCCGCAACAACCTTCCCCAGGACCTCAGCGTGTGGATTGACCCCTATGAGGTCTCCTACCAGATCGGGGAAAAGGGCCCCGTCAAAGTGCTGTATGTTGACGACAGCAATGAGAGCGCGGCGAGCAGCGGGGGGCTCGATCTGGACAAGGAGATCAAGAACAGTTTCAATCCGGACGCGCAGGTGTTCATGCCCATCAATGAGCCCATAGGCGGCGGCGCCTCCCCGGGCTCCAGCTCGCCCTCTCCTCCTTTTGGCCACTCGGCGGCGGTCAGCCCCACTTTCATGCCCCGCTCCACGCAGCCTTTAACCTTCACCACCGCCACCTTCGCCGCCACCAAGTTCGGCTCCACAAAGATGAAGAGCAGCGGgcgcagcagcaacaacaacaacaacaacggcacTAACGCCACGAACAAGGCGGCACGCACGTCTCCCACCAACCTGGGCCTGAATGTGAACACTCTCTTGAAGCAGAAAGCCATTTCCACCTCCATGCACTCTCTCTACGGGCTGGGCCTGGGAACGCAGCCGCAGCCGCAGGCCAAGCCCTCGGCCCTGTCCCCCAACGCCAAGGAGTTTGTGTTCCCCAGCCTGCAGGGCCTGGGCACCCAGAGCACCCTCTTCCCGGGGGACAGCTCACTCGGTCTGGGCCCGCTTCAGTACAGCAACGCCTTCGACGTGTTCGCGGCCTACGGCGGCCTTAACGACAAGTCCCTGATGGATGGTTTAAATTTCAGCTTGAGTAACATGCAGTATTCTAACCAGCAATTCCAGCCAGTCATGGCCAACTAG